The Drosophila innubila isolate TH190305 chromosome 3R unlocalized genomic scaffold, UK_Dinn_1.0 2_E_3R, whole genome shotgun sequence genome has a segment encoding these proteins:
- the LOC117792437 gene encoding sarcalumenin isoform X1 translates to MGRLTIWFLLGLTLIAVSNNVGFANAEVGPSESECRPYIEKAINELKTDGVTSKDGSGELQSDQPRRDDDDDDDDDGGLDEKETVEITDVDSTEDAKSDNDIDGDGIPDDEDDDIDGDGIPNDEDDDIDGDGIPNDKDDDIDGDGIPNEDDDDIDGDGIPNEQDDDIDGDGIPNEQDDDIDGDGIPNDEDDDIDGDGVPNEKDNDIDGDGIANQKDKDIDGDGIPNQDDNDLDGDGLSNEKDADLDGDGKANHEDDDLDGDGTLNHEDSDLDGDGLPNEKDEDLDGDGKANHEDEDIDGDGTLNHEDSDIDGDGVHNDEDHDVDGDGLTNSEEPQSMDIDGDGVPNNLDDDIDGDNKVNEKDDDMDGDGILNVHDNDMDGDGIPNEHDDSHEDDDDEEEEVKKRSKRAVDAAPIVDVETPASPTEEFPIEEEPAQEETAEVEAAVEPEVEAAVSEEEKEEEVKAEPEQSVEEEKDQSVEETVEVKAAEESAEKLAEPEEAQEEPQAEVRAVAAEDNEDEDTPEDELLWEGEIPRNRRSRQHITELLQLDEEFNAREKATDNVADIILRDIKKIYENAVKPLETLYKYRDLSNRHFSDPEIFSKPLILFMGPWSGGKSSILNYLTDNEYTPNSLRTGAEPSPAYFNILMWGNETEVLDGTQLAADYTFAGLQKFGQGLEERLRGLKMKSKLLEKVNIVEIPGILEVRKQVSRVFPFNDACQWFIDRADIIFLVYDPAKLDVGPETEAILDQLKGREYQTRIILNKADTVKPEELLRVQGALIWNISPLMSSAQPPLMYTTSLWTHPYQDGAPARLLLAQERAFLRDLRTAIDKRIEHKIASARRFAVRVRNHAKMVDCYLNTYYNHKTLFGNKKRIADDIIDHPQNYHIYEGLSTLTNISRYDLPDPEVYRDFFRLNPLYEFKKLQETCTYFRGCPITKLDLAIAYELPELAGKYKKMSDAALASIEAQPEISAESGNAQASSVPAEPKKTR, encoded by the exons ATGGGGCGGCTAACAATTTGGTTCCTCTTGGGACTTACGTTAATCGCCGTTTCCAATAATG TTGGGTTTGCCAATGCCGAGGTCGGACCAAGCGAATCAGAATGTCGACCCTACATTGAAAAGGCTATAAATGAACTGAAAACAG ATGGTGTCACGAGTAAAGATGGTTCTGGAGAATTGCAATCCGATCAGCCGCGTAGggacgatgatgacgatgacgatgatgatggtgGGCTTGATGAAAAAGAAACTGTTGAAATTACTGATGTGGATTCCACAGAAGACGCGAAAAGCGACAACGACATTGACGGCGATGGCATACCAGACGATGAAGACGACGACATTGATGGAGATGGCATACCAAATGATGAGGACGACGACATAGATGGCGATGGAATACCCAATGACAAGGATGACGACATCGATGGCGATGGTATACCAAAtgaggacgacgacgacattGATGGCGATGGTATACCCAATGAGCAGGACGACGATATCGATGGCGATGGCATACCAAATGAACAGGATGATGACATCGATGGCGATGGTATTCCAAATGATGAGGATGACGATATCGATGGCGATGGTGTGCCCAATGAGAAGGACAACGACATTGATGGCGATGGTATTGCCAATCAAAAGGATAAGGACATTGATGGCGATGGTATTCCAAATCAAG ATGACAACGATTTGGATGGCGATGGTTTGTCAAACGAAAAAGACGCAGATTTGGATGGAGACGGAAAAGCGAATCATG AGGATGATGATCTCGATGGGGACGGTACTCTGAATCATG AGGACAGTGACTTGGATGGAGATGGTTTGCCGAACGAAAAGGATGAAGATTTGGATGGCGATGGCAAAGCCAACCATG AGGACGAAGACATTGATGGAGATGGTACACTGAATCATG AGGACAGTGATATAGATGGAGATGGTGTGCACAATGATGAGGACCATGATGTCGATGGAGATGGTTTAACCAACTCCGAGGAGCCTCAAAGCATGGATATCGATGGAGATGGTGTTCCAAACAATTTGGATGATGATATTGATGGAGACaataaagtaaatgaaaagGATGACGACATGGACGGTGATGGAATCTTGAATGTGCATGACAATGATATGGACGGCGATGGAATCCCAAATGAGCATGACGATAGCCacgaggatgatgatgatgaagaggAGGAAGTTAAAAAGCGCAGCAAGCGTGCAGTTGATGCTGCACcaattgttgatgttgagACTCCCGCCAGTCCCACGGAGGAATTCCCAATTGAGGAAGAACCTGCTCAGGAGGAAACCgctgaagttgaagctgcAGTTGAGCCCGAAGTAGAAGCAGCAGTCAgtgaggaggagaaggaggaagaAGTGAAAGCAGAACCAGAACAATCTGTGGAAGAAGAGAAGGATCAGTCTGTCGAGGAAACCGTAGAGGTCAAGGCAGCTGAAGAAAGCGCAGAGAAGTTGGCTGAGCCTGAAGAAGCTCAGGAAGAGCCTCAGGCCGAAGTCAGGGCTGTTGCTGCCGAGGACAACGAGGACGAGGATACACCCGAGGATGAGTTGCTTTGG GAAGGTGAAATTCCACGAAACCGTCGTAGCCGTCAGCATATCACTGAGCTCTTGCAGTTGGACGAAGAGTTCAATGCTCGTGAGAAGGCAACCGATAATGTGGCTGACATAATTCTGCGCGATATAAAGAAGATCTATGAGAATGCCGTGAAGCCCCTGGAGACGTTGTACAAGTACCGTGACTTGAGCAATCGCCACTTTAGCGATCCCGAAATCTTCTCCAAACCCTTGATTCTATTTATGGGCCCATGGTCTGGTGGCAAATCGTCTATTCTTAACTATTTGACTGATAACGAATACACGCCCAACTCGTTGAGAACCG GAGCGGAACCATCTCCGGCTTACTTCAACATACTGATGTGGGGCAATGAGACGGAGGTTTTGGATGGCACTCAACTGGCAGCCGACTATACTTTCGCTGGTCTTCAGAAATTCGGCCAGGGCCTTGAAGAGCGTCTGCGTGGCTTGAAGATGAAGAGCAAGCTGCTTGAAAAG GTCAACATCGTTGAAATACCTGGCATTCTCGAGGTACGCAAGCAAGTCTCTCGGGTCTTCCCCTTCAACGATGCCTGCCAGTGGTTTATCGATCGCGCCGACATCATCTTTCTGGTTTACGACCCAGCCAAGTTGGATGTCGGCCCAGAGACCGAGGCCATTCTCGATCAGCTGAAGGGGCGCGAGTATCAGACTCGCATCATACTCAACAAGGCGGACACGGTGAAGCCCGAAGAGCTGTTGCGTGTGCAAGGTGCCCTCATTTGGAACATCTCGCCACTGATGTCGTCGGCGCAACCGCCACTTATGTATACCACATCGTTGTGGACACATCCCTATCAGGATGGAGCACCAGCCCGTCTGCTGTTGGCCCAGGAGCGTGCCTTCCTGCGCGACTTGCGTACCGCCATCGATAAGCGGATCGAGCATAAGATTGCCAGCGCCCGTCGATTTGCC GTGCGTGTACGTAATCATGCCAAGATGGTCGACTGCTATTTGAACACCTACTACAACCACAAGACATTGTTTGGCAATAAGAAACGAATCGCGGATGACATTATTGATCATCCACAGAATTATCACATCTACGAGGGTCTCTCGACCCTGACCAACATATCGCGCTATGACTTGCCCGACCCGGAGGTCTATCGCGACTTCTTCCGTCTGAATCCGCTGTACGAGTTCAAGAAACTCCAAGAGACCTGCACCTACTTCCGCGGTTGTCCGATTACCAAACTGGACCTGGCTATTGCCTACGAATTGCCCGAGTTGGCGGgcaaatataagaaaatgtcCGATGCCGCGTTGGCCAGCATTGAGGCACAGCCGGAGATAAGTGCGGAGTCTGGAAATGCTCAGGCAAGCTCTGTGCCGGCTGAGCCCAAAAAGACGAGATGA
- the LOC117792437 gene encoding sarcalumenin isoform X2, producing the protein MGRLTIWFLLGLTLIAVSNNVGFANAEVGPSESECRPYIEKAINELKTDGVTSKDGSGELQSDQPRRDDDDDDDDDGGLDEKETVEITDVDSTEDAKSDNDIDGDGIPDDEDDDIDGDGIPNDEDDDIDGDGIPNDKDDDIDGDGIPNEDDDDIDGDGIPNEQDDDIDGDGIPNEQDDDIDGDGIPNDEDDDIDGDGVPNEKDNDIDGDGIANQKDKDIDGDGIPNQDDNDLDGDGLSNEKDADLDGDGKANHEDSDLDGDGLPNEKDEDLDGDGKANHEDEDIDGDGTLNHEDSDIDGDGVHNDEDHDVDGDGLTNSEEPQSMDIDGDGVPNNLDDDIDGDNKVNEKDDDMDGDGILNVHDNDMDGDGIPNEHDDSHEDDDDEEEEVKKRSKRAVDAAPIVDVETPASPTEEFPIEEEPAQEETAEVEAAVEPEVEAAVSEEEKEEEVKAEPEQSVEEEKDQSVEETVEVKAAEESAEKLAEPEEAQEEPQAEVRAVAAEDNEDEDTPEDELLWEGEIPRNRRSRQHITELLQLDEEFNAREKATDNVADIILRDIKKIYENAVKPLETLYKYRDLSNRHFSDPEIFSKPLILFMGPWSGGKSSILNYLTDNEYTPNSLRTGAEPSPAYFNILMWGNETEVLDGTQLAADYTFAGLQKFGQGLEERLRGLKMKSKLLEKVNIVEIPGILEVRKQVSRVFPFNDACQWFIDRADIIFLVYDPAKLDVGPETEAILDQLKGREYQTRIILNKADTVKPEELLRVQGALIWNISPLMSSAQPPLMYTTSLWTHPYQDGAPARLLLAQERAFLRDLRTAIDKRIEHKIASARRFAVRVRNHAKMVDCYLNTYYNHKTLFGNKKRIADDIIDHPQNYHIYEGLSTLTNISRYDLPDPEVYRDFFRLNPLYEFKKLQETCTYFRGCPITKLDLAIAYELPELAGKYKKMSDAALASIEAQPEISAESGNAQASSVPAEPKKTR; encoded by the exons ATGGGGCGGCTAACAATTTGGTTCCTCTTGGGACTTACGTTAATCGCCGTTTCCAATAATG TTGGGTTTGCCAATGCCGAGGTCGGACCAAGCGAATCAGAATGTCGACCCTACATTGAAAAGGCTATAAATGAACTGAAAACAG ATGGTGTCACGAGTAAAGATGGTTCTGGAGAATTGCAATCCGATCAGCCGCGTAGggacgatgatgacgatgacgatgatgatggtgGGCTTGATGAAAAAGAAACTGTTGAAATTACTGATGTGGATTCCACAGAAGACGCGAAAAGCGACAACGACATTGACGGCGATGGCATACCAGACGATGAAGACGACGACATTGATGGAGATGGCATACCAAATGATGAGGACGACGACATAGATGGCGATGGAATACCCAATGACAAGGATGACGACATCGATGGCGATGGTATACCAAAtgaggacgacgacgacattGATGGCGATGGTATACCCAATGAGCAGGACGACGATATCGATGGCGATGGCATACCAAATGAACAGGATGATGACATCGATGGCGATGGTATTCCAAATGATGAGGATGACGATATCGATGGCGATGGTGTGCCCAATGAGAAGGACAACGACATTGATGGCGATGGTATTGCCAATCAAAAGGATAAGGACATTGATGGCGATGGTATTCCAAATCAAG ATGACAACGATTTGGATGGCGATGGTTTGTCAAACGAAAAAGACGCAGATTTGGATGGAGACGGAAAAGCGAATCATG AGGACAGTGACTTGGATGGAGATGGTTTGCCGAACGAAAAGGATGAAGATTTGGATGGCGATGGCAAAGCCAACCATG AGGACGAAGACATTGATGGAGATGGTACACTGAATCATG AGGACAGTGATATAGATGGAGATGGTGTGCACAATGATGAGGACCATGATGTCGATGGAGATGGTTTAACCAACTCCGAGGAGCCTCAAAGCATGGATATCGATGGAGATGGTGTTCCAAACAATTTGGATGATGATATTGATGGAGACaataaagtaaatgaaaagGATGACGACATGGACGGTGATGGAATCTTGAATGTGCATGACAATGATATGGACGGCGATGGAATCCCAAATGAGCATGACGATAGCCacgaggatgatgatgatgaagaggAGGAAGTTAAAAAGCGCAGCAAGCGTGCAGTTGATGCTGCACcaattgttgatgttgagACTCCCGCCAGTCCCACGGAGGAATTCCCAATTGAGGAAGAACCTGCTCAGGAGGAAACCgctgaagttgaagctgcAGTTGAGCCCGAAGTAGAAGCAGCAGTCAgtgaggaggagaaggaggaagaAGTGAAAGCAGAACCAGAACAATCTGTGGAAGAAGAGAAGGATCAGTCTGTCGAGGAAACCGTAGAGGTCAAGGCAGCTGAAGAAAGCGCAGAGAAGTTGGCTGAGCCTGAAGAAGCTCAGGAAGAGCCTCAGGCCGAAGTCAGGGCTGTTGCTGCCGAGGACAACGAGGACGAGGATACACCCGAGGATGAGTTGCTTTGG GAAGGTGAAATTCCACGAAACCGTCGTAGCCGTCAGCATATCACTGAGCTCTTGCAGTTGGACGAAGAGTTCAATGCTCGTGAGAAGGCAACCGATAATGTGGCTGACATAATTCTGCGCGATATAAAGAAGATCTATGAGAATGCCGTGAAGCCCCTGGAGACGTTGTACAAGTACCGTGACTTGAGCAATCGCCACTTTAGCGATCCCGAAATCTTCTCCAAACCCTTGATTCTATTTATGGGCCCATGGTCTGGTGGCAAATCGTCTATTCTTAACTATTTGACTGATAACGAATACACGCCCAACTCGTTGAGAACCG GAGCGGAACCATCTCCGGCTTACTTCAACATACTGATGTGGGGCAATGAGACGGAGGTTTTGGATGGCACTCAACTGGCAGCCGACTATACTTTCGCTGGTCTTCAGAAATTCGGCCAGGGCCTTGAAGAGCGTCTGCGTGGCTTGAAGATGAAGAGCAAGCTGCTTGAAAAG GTCAACATCGTTGAAATACCTGGCATTCTCGAGGTACGCAAGCAAGTCTCTCGGGTCTTCCCCTTCAACGATGCCTGCCAGTGGTTTATCGATCGCGCCGACATCATCTTTCTGGTTTACGACCCAGCCAAGTTGGATGTCGGCCCAGAGACCGAGGCCATTCTCGATCAGCTGAAGGGGCGCGAGTATCAGACTCGCATCATACTCAACAAGGCGGACACGGTGAAGCCCGAAGAGCTGTTGCGTGTGCAAGGTGCCCTCATTTGGAACATCTCGCCACTGATGTCGTCGGCGCAACCGCCACTTATGTATACCACATCGTTGTGGACACATCCCTATCAGGATGGAGCACCAGCCCGTCTGCTGTTGGCCCAGGAGCGTGCCTTCCTGCGCGACTTGCGTACCGCCATCGATAAGCGGATCGAGCATAAGATTGCCAGCGCCCGTCGATTTGCC GTGCGTGTACGTAATCATGCCAAGATGGTCGACTGCTATTTGAACACCTACTACAACCACAAGACATTGTTTGGCAATAAGAAACGAATCGCGGATGACATTATTGATCATCCACAGAATTATCACATCTACGAGGGTCTCTCGACCCTGACCAACATATCGCGCTATGACTTGCCCGACCCGGAGGTCTATCGCGACTTCTTCCGTCTGAATCCGCTGTACGAGTTCAAGAAACTCCAAGAGACCTGCACCTACTTCCGCGGTTGTCCGATTACCAAACTGGACCTGGCTATTGCCTACGAATTGCCCGAGTTGGCGGgcaaatataagaaaatgtcCGATGCCGCGTTGGCCAGCATTGAGGCACAGCCGGAGATAAGTGCGGAGTCTGGAAATGCTCAGGCAAGCTCTGTGCCGGCTGAGCCCAAAAAGACGAGATGA
- the LOC117792437 gene encoding sarcalumenin isoform X3, translated as MGRLTIWFLLGLTLIAVSNNVGFANAEVGPSESECRPYIEKAINELKTDGVTSKDGSGELQSDQPRRDDDDDDDDDGEDAKSDNDIDGDGIPDDEDDDIDGDGIPNDEDDDIDGDGIPNDKDDDIDGDGIPNEDDDDIDGDGIPNEQDDDIDGDGIPNEQDDDIDGDGIPNDEDDDIDGDGVPNEKDNDIDGDGIANQKDKDIDGDGIPNQDDNDLDGDGLSNEKDADLDGDGKANHEDDDLDGDGTLNHEDSDLDGDGLPNEKDEDLDGDGKANHEDEDIDGDGTLNHEDSDIDGDGVHNDEDHDVDGDGLTNSEEPQSMDIDGDGVPNNLDDDIDGDNKVNEKDDDMDGDGILNVHDNDMDGDGIPNEHDDSHEDDDDEEEEVKKRSKRAVDAAPIVDVETPASPTEEFPIEEEPAQEETAEVEAAVEPEVEAAVSEEEKEEEVKAEPEQSVEEEKDQSVEETVEVKAAEESAEKLAEPEEAQEEPQAEVRAVAAEDNEDEDTPEDELLWEGEIPRNRRSRQHITELLQLDEEFNAREKATDNVADIILRDIKKIYENAVKPLETLYKYRDLSNRHFSDPEIFSKPLILFMGPWSGGKSSILNYLTDNEYTPNSLRTGAEPSPAYFNILMWGNETEVLDGTQLAADYTFAGLQKFGQGLEERLRGLKMKSKLLEKVNIVEIPGILEVRKQVSRVFPFNDACQWFIDRADIIFLVYDPAKLDVGPETEAILDQLKGREYQTRIILNKADTVKPEELLRVQGALIWNISPLMSSAQPPLMYTTSLWTHPYQDGAPARLLLAQERAFLRDLRTAIDKRIEHKIASARRFAVRVRNHAKMVDCYLNTYYNHKTLFGNKKRIADDIIDHPQNYHIYEGLSTLTNISRYDLPDPEVYRDFFRLNPLYEFKKLQETCTYFRGCPITKLDLAIAYELPELAGKYKKMSDAALASIEAQPEISAESGNAQASSVPAEPKKTR; from the exons ATGGGGCGGCTAACAATTTGGTTCCTCTTGGGACTTACGTTAATCGCCGTTTCCAATAATG TTGGGTTTGCCAATGCCGAGGTCGGACCAAGCGAATCAGAATGTCGACCCTACATTGAAAAGGCTATAAATGAACTGAAAACAG ATGGTGTCACGAGTAAAGATGGTTCTGGAGAATTGCAATCCGATCAGCCGCGTAGggacgatgatgacgatgacgatgatgatggtg AAGACGCGAAAAGCGACAACGACATTGACGGCGATGGCATACCAGACGATGAAGACGACGACATTGATGGAGATGGCATACCAAATGATGAGGACGACGACATAGATGGCGATGGAATACCCAATGACAAGGATGACGACATCGATGGCGATGGTATACCAAAtgaggacgacgacgacattGATGGCGATGGTATACCCAATGAGCAGGACGACGATATCGATGGCGATGGCATACCAAATGAACAGGATGATGACATCGATGGCGATGGTATTCCAAATGATGAGGATGACGATATCGATGGCGATGGTGTGCCCAATGAGAAGGACAACGACATTGATGGCGATGGTATTGCCAATCAAAAGGATAAGGACATTGATGGCGATGGTATTCCAAATCAAG ATGACAACGATTTGGATGGCGATGGTTTGTCAAACGAAAAAGACGCAGATTTGGATGGAGACGGAAAAGCGAATCATG AGGATGATGATCTCGATGGGGACGGTACTCTGAATCATG AGGACAGTGACTTGGATGGAGATGGTTTGCCGAACGAAAAGGATGAAGATTTGGATGGCGATGGCAAAGCCAACCATG AGGACGAAGACATTGATGGAGATGGTACACTGAATCATG AGGACAGTGATATAGATGGAGATGGTGTGCACAATGATGAGGACCATGATGTCGATGGAGATGGTTTAACCAACTCCGAGGAGCCTCAAAGCATGGATATCGATGGAGATGGTGTTCCAAACAATTTGGATGATGATATTGATGGAGACaataaagtaaatgaaaagGATGACGACATGGACGGTGATGGAATCTTGAATGTGCATGACAATGATATGGACGGCGATGGAATCCCAAATGAGCATGACGATAGCCacgaggatgatgatgatgaagaggAGGAAGTTAAAAAGCGCAGCAAGCGTGCAGTTGATGCTGCACcaattgttgatgttgagACTCCCGCCAGTCCCACGGAGGAATTCCCAATTGAGGAAGAACCTGCTCAGGAGGAAACCgctgaagttgaagctgcAGTTGAGCCCGAAGTAGAAGCAGCAGTCAgtgaggaggagaaggaggaagaAGTGAAAGCAGAACCAGAACAATCTGTGGAAGAAGAGAAGGATCAGTCTGTCGAGGAAACCGTAGAGGTCAAGGCAGCTGAAGAAAGCGCAGAGAAGTTGGCTGAGCCTGAAGAAGCTCAGGAAGAGCCTCAGGCCGAAGTCAGGGCTGTTGCTGCCGAGGACAACGAGGACGAGGATACACCCGAGGATGAGTTGCTTTGG GAAGGTGAAATTCCACGAAACCGTCGTAGCCGTCAGCATATCACTGAGCTCTTGCAGTTGGACGAAGAGTTCAATGCTCGTGAGAAGGCAACCGATAATGTGGCTGACATAATTCTGCGCGATATAAAGAAGATCTATGAGAATGCCGTGAAGCCCCTGGAGACGTTGTACAAGTACCGTGACTTGAGCAATCGCCACTTTAGCGATCCCGAAATCTTCTCCAAACCCTTGATTCTATTTATGGGCCCATGGTCTGGTGGCAAATCGTCTATTCTTAACTATTTGACTGATAACGAATACACGCCCAACTCGTTGAGAACCG GAGCGGAACCATCTCCGGCTTACTTCAACATACTGATGTGGGGCAATGAGACGGAGGTTTTGGATGGCACTCAACTGGCAGCCGACTATACTTTCGCTGGTCTTCAGAAATTCGGCCAGGGCCTTGAAGAGCGTCTGCGTGGCTTGAAGATGAAGAGCAAGCTGCTTGAAAAG GTCAACATCGTTGAAATACCTGGCATTCTCGAGGTACGCAAGCAAGTCTCTCGGGTCTTCCCCTTCAACGATGCCTGCCAGTGGTTTATCGATCGCGCCGACATCATCTTTCTGGTTTACGACCCAGCCAAGTTGGATGTCGGCCCAGAGACCGAGGCCATTCTCGATCAGCTGAAGGGGCGCGAGTATCAGACTCGCATCATACTCAACAAGGCGGACACGGTGAAGCCCGAAGAGCTGTTGCGTGTGCAAGGTGCCCTCATTTGGAACATCTCGCCACTGATGTCGTCGGCGCAACCGCCACTTATGTATACCACATCGTTGTGGACACATCCCTATCAGGATGGAGCACCAGCCCGTCTGCTGTTGGCCCAGGAGCGTGCCTTCCTGCGCGACTTGCGTACCGCCATCGATAAGCGGATCGAGCATAAGATTGCCAGCGCCCGTCGATTTGCC GTGCGTGTACGTAATCATGCCAAGATGGTCGACTGCTATTTGAACACCTACTACAACCACAAGACATTGTTTGGCAATAAGAAACGAATCGCGGATGACATTATTGATCATCCACAGAATTATCACATCTACGAGGGTCTCTCGACCCTGACCAACATATCGCGCTATGACTTGCCCGACCCGGAGGTCTATCGCGACTTCTTCCGTCTGAATCCGCTGTACGAGTTCAAGAAACTCCAAGAGACCTGCACCTACTTCCGCGGTTGTCCGATTACCAAACTGGACCTGGCTATTGCCTACGAATTGCCCGAGTTGGCGGgcaaatataagaaaatgtcCGATGCCGCGTTGGCCAGCATTGAGGCACAGCCGGAGATAAGTGCGGAGTCTGGAAATGCTCAGGCAAGCTCTGTGCCGGCTGAGCCCAAAAAGACGAGATGA